Below is a window of Ralstonia pickettii DNA.
CTGTCTTCGATCTTGCGCGTGACTTCGGTTTCCATCTGCGTGGGCGTGGCGCCCGGCAGGCTGGCCGTCACGGAGACCGCGGGAAAGTCGATGTCCGGAAAATTCTGGATCGACAGCATCTTGAACGACACCAACCCCGCCACCGTGATCAGGATGAACAGCAGGATCGAAGGAATCGGCTTGCGAATTGCCCAGGCGGAAAAATTCATGGCTTGGCTCCGGCTGCGGGGGCCGACGCAGCGGGCATGGAGGCTGCACCGGGGGCCGCCACACGCACCACATCGCCATCGGTCAGGAAGGCGGCGCCTGCAGCCACAACGCCGTCCTTCGCGCCAATGCCCTGCACGATTTCGACTTGCCCATCCTGGCGGCGGCCAACCGTCACCTTGGTCTGCCGCACGCGGCCCTGCTCGCCGATCACCATCATGTAGTCGTACCCATCGCGCGAGAACACGGCGGTCTCCGGCAACGTCGCGGCCGGCGCATCGCCCAGCAGCACATCGCCCGACAGATACATGCCTGCCTTCACGCCGGACGTTGCAGCTTCCGGCGGCAGATCAACGTAGACGAGACCATTGCGCGTGTTGGCGTCGACCGTGGGGGCGACCTGGCGCACCCGGCCGTTCACCACGCCGCCATCCATGCGGCGCAGGCGCGCGACCTGGCCGGGCTGAATGCGGGGCAGGACGTCGCCGTGCATTTCAGCGCGCCATTCCAGGCGGTTCTTGCGGATCAACTTGAAAAGTTCGGTGCCGGACGACACCACGGCGCCCACGGTCGCCGTTCGTGCGCTGATCACGCCGTCGTCAGGTGCAACCACGCGGGTGTAACGCAAGCGCAACTGCTGACTCTCGAACTGGGCGCGTGCTGCGGCCAGCTTGGCAGCGGCGGTCTTGGCCTGCGTGTCGTACTGGATCAGATCCTGTTGGCTGATCGCACCGCTCTTGTCGAGTTCATGCGCGCGGTGCGCCTCGCCGGCGGCTTGCGCGGCCGATGCCTCGGCTTCGGCCAGGCTGGCGCGTTGCGCAGCTACATCGGCACGCACGGTTTCATCCGAAAGACGGGCAAGCAGTTGCCCTTGCTTGACCACATCGCCCACATTGACGAGCACCTCCGCCAGCTTCAGCCCGTTCACCTCGGCGCCGATGCTGGCTTCCTGCCACGGCTGCACCGCACCGCTGGCCGTGGCGACGCGCGGCCATATCTGCTGCGCGAGATGCGCAACGTTGACAGCCAGCGCCGGCTTGGCAGGCGTCTGCTCGTTCTTCTTGTTCTCGGGCGCAGATTTGCCGCAGGCCGTCAGCGCGCCGGCCAGCATCACGGCCAGCGCGGCCATCCAAACTCGTTGTCCTGTCATGAAGCGCTTCCGGTATGCGTCCGGCCCTGAGCGGTCGGTGCAGAGGTCTTGTGATCGGGATAAGGATTGGGCGCATCGTCGCGCCAGCCGCCGCCGACGGCCTTGTACAGTGCGACCCAGGCTTGCGCGCGTTCGAGCTTGACGGCCGCCAGGGACTGCGAAGCCTGCAACGCAGTGCGCCGCACGTCTTCCAACTGCAGCAGGCTGCCCGCCCCCAGACGATAGCGGGCGTTGGACGCTTCCAGCACCTTTGCATATTGGGCATCGGCCATCGCAGCGGCGTCGACGCGGCGCTCGGAAGCGTCCAGGCGCACCAGCGCATCTTCCACTTCCTGCACCGCCTGGCGTACCTTGCTGCGATAGCTGGCCAGCGCCTGGTCGTAACGGGCGCGTGCCGTTTCCACGCGCGCCGCTCCCGCGCCGGCGTCAAAAATCGGTAACGACACCGAGGGCCCGAACGACCAGGACTTGCTTGTCAAAGATTGCCCGCCAAGGCGGTAAGAATTGATGCCAATGGAGCCGGCCAGCGTAATCGATGGCAACCGGCTGGCGACTGCCACACCAACATCAGCGCTGGCACCCGCCACCGCGCGCTCGGCCGACGACACATCCGGACGTTGCGACAGCACCTGCGCAGGCACATCGGGCACGCCGGGATCGGGCGGTGCCGGAATCTGCGCGCTCGCCTTGGACAGCAGTCCGTTCAGCGCATCGTGGTCCAGGCCGGTGAGCGCGACGAGCTTGTCGATGCCTTGCGCACATTGCGCGCGCTGGCCTTCCAGCGCATTGACGGCATCACCCACCGTGGCTTGCGCTTGGGCAAAATCGGCGGGCGCGACAAAGCCCGCGCGGAATTTCCGTTCAGTCAGCTGCAGCGTTTCCTGCCGGGACGACAGCGTTGCCGCGCCGATGTCGACCAGTGCCTCGCATTCGCGCTGCTGCAAGTAGGTATTGGCGACCTCAGCCGCCAACGATACGCGCGCGTCGTGCCAATCGGCTTCGCTAGCCGTCAACCGCGCATCGGCACCTTCCAGGCTGCGGCGTTTGCCGCCGAAGAGGTCGATCTCCCACGACGCATCAGCCTGCGCCCCCAGCGTGGTGATCGTGCCCAGCCCCAGCGTCGGATTGAGCGCGCCGGCAGAAAGCCCGCCTGCGCCGCCGGCAAATTGGCTGCCGCCAAATCCGCCCTGCCGCGTAGCAGAGCCAGAGCCCTTCAATTGCGGGAGCAGCGCCGCGCGGCTGGTCGAAACACTCGCCCGCGCCTCACGCACGCGACCTACCGCCTGCGCAATCGTCGGGCTGGTCGCATCGGCTTGCTCAACAAGCTGGGTAAGTACGGGATCGTGGAACTGCTCCCACCAGTGCGCCAGCGCCATGCGGCTGCCGTGGTGTGGCAGCGTGGCATGCCAGCCTTGCGGAGCTTCGGTGCCGCTCAGTGGCGGCGTGTGGTAGTCGGGCCCGACTGCGCAGCCTGCCAGCAACAAAGCCAGCACCAGCGGCGCAGATTGGGCGCAACTGCCGGGCGCGCGGCTGCCGGCGTGTCGACCTGTCTTCATGGGAAGTGTCCTTCGGAACGCAGCTGGGATTATGCCCAGTCAAGCGTCCGCAAGACACCTGCCCCGCTACGGTGGTCGGCCAACCCTCTGCGACCGGTCAGGCGATGCTCAGAACCGCGCGCGCCGATGTTGGCCTCGGCGTCAGATATAGCCCAGCAGTACAAGAATGACCACGATCACCACGATCAGCCCAAGGCCGCCCGTTGGCCCGTAGCCCCAACCCCGGCTGTACGGCCACGACGGCAGTGCGCCGATCAGCAGCAAGATGAGAACGATGATGAGGATGGTGCTCAACATGATGCCTCCTGTTTCTGTGTTGGTATGCCGCCGTTCCGTCGTGGCGCTGCGGCTTACACGGCATCTAGCACGCCCCGTTCCCATGCAGGCTCGCTCTGCGGTTTTTTTTATTTCCTGGCGGTTAATTGCGAAATGGGTGAGGGTGGCAGTTTCCCGATGTGCCCGTTGTTGCGTCAGGTGGACGACTTGGGCGAAGGCAACGTCTTGGCGCGACCGCCGCGCGTCGCAAGCCAGCACAGGATCGACCCCGCCACCACCATCGCCGCCCCCTGCCAGAAGGTAAGGGATAGCGGGGCATGCAGCAGCGCCGCTGCCAGGGCCGCGGAAAACACCGGGATGAAATACGACGCGCCCGCCAATACCGTGACGTTGCCGTGCAAAATGCCGACGTTCCACGCTGCGTAGCCAAACCCCATTGCCGACGCGGCCAACGCAAGATAGATCAACGCGGACACGCTGAAGTGCATCGCGCCGCCGCCCGTGGCGAAAAACTTGATCCACAGGGCCAGCGCGGTCAGGATGAAAAACAGCGTCGCGCCGTTTTTGCCTGCGGCAATCCGGCTGGTGACGGTGCAATACGCCGCCCAGATCACCGCGCCCGTGAACGCCAATCCGTAGCTGAGCGGGTTGTCCTTGACGTTCTCCGCCATGCCGGCGATGTCCAGCCCCTGCTCACCGCCGAGCACGAAGCAGATCCCCAGGATGGAGATCAGCACACCGGGCACGATCAGAGCGTTTGCCCGCTGCTTGTTGAAGGCAATCGCGGACAGCATCGTGAATGTCGGCCACAGGTAGTTGACCATTCCGACTTCAATCGCCTGCCGCCCGCTGTTGGCATAGCCGATCGACAGCGACAGGCACAGCTCGTAGGACACGAACAACAGGCTGCCCCACAGCAGGTAGCGCCGCGGAAACGTCTTCAACTGATTGAAACCGACGGTGAATACCAGCAGCCCCGACGCGACCGTATAGATCATGGCAGCGCCACCGACGGCGCCCAAATGCTGGCTCACACCCCGGATCAATCCGACGATCGAACTCCACAGCAGCACTGCGATGAGACCGATGAGGGTTGCCCTACTTTTGCTTTGCATAACGCCTGCCTGCACTGACATGTCCACCTGGAGAAAACCGCTTGCTTAGGCCCGGCATCAACGCTGCCGGCAAAAGCGTGCAGTGTACCGGCGGCATCGCCCGATCGGCCGACTGCTGCATCCCGGTCTATCGATGTGGCTTCGCTATAAGATGCGGACCATGAAAAATCGGGATTAGCCATGACGTCTTTTGCAATCGAAACGCCGGTTTCGGTGGGCTGGATTGGCGCGGGCCGGCTGGCGCGGGCATTGGCCATGCGGGCCCACGGCGCAGGCGTGCGTACCGTGGCGGTTGCCAACCGTTCAAGCGCACCCGCCGCGTGGCTTGCGCACGCTACCGGCGCCAAGGCGGCCGACCCGCAAGGCGTGGCGGATGCCGCCGACTGGGTGTTCGTGACCGTGCCGGATGACGCTATTCCGGGCGTGGTCAACCACGTGCGCTGGCGACCCGGCCAACTCGTACTCCACTGCAGCGGTGCCGGCGAACGCGACTTGCTGGACGCCGCTCGCCACGCCGGGGCAGACACCGCCAGTTTTCACCCGCTGTTTCTGTTTGCCGGCTTGCCGGACGATGCCGAACGGCTGGGCGGCGCCTCCATCGCCATTGACGCCGATGCGCCGCACGACGCGGCACTCGCCAGCTTTGCACTGCGGCTCGGCTGCACGCCGTTGAAGGTGCGTGCCGGGCAACGCGCCGTGTATCACGCAGGCGCCAACTACGCGGCCAGCTTTTTGCTGTGCGCACTCCACGAAGCTGCCACGTTGTGGGAGGCGGCAGGCATCGACCGTGATGCCGCCGTGGCGGCCATGTGGCCGCTGGTGGACGGCACGCTGGCGGCGGCCCGCGCACGTGGCCTGGCTGGCGCTCTGGCAGGCCCGGTCTCGCGCGGAGACAGCGGCGTCATCAACAAACATCTGCAAGCGCTTGATGCACTGGGCGCGGATCACGCCGCGCTTTACACAGCGCTCACACGGCGTGCGCTGGCATTGGCGGCCGAACGCGGCACACCTTCCGCAGACGTACTGGCCGGCCTCGCTGCGCGCCTGAATCCTACGCAATGACGGAGTCGGCGTGATTGGTATCGGATGGCGCGCATGCACCAAACCGGCGCACGCCCTACAATCGGCAGCTTGCTCGCACGCCTGTTCTGCCATGTCCCAACGTCCACACGCTTCGCCCTCTCCTGTCACGCATGACGCTGCAGATCGCCGTTCGTCCGGAGCGCTGATCCTGCTCGTTGTCGGGCTGGTGCTGGTGGGCGTGAACCTGCGTCCAGCGCTGTCGAGCCTGTCGCCCGTGCTCAAGCAGGTGGCGGCGGGCACGGGGTTATCGGGCGCGACGGCGGGGTTGCTGACAACGCTGCCGGTGCTATG
It encodes the following:
- a CDS encoding efflux RND transporter periplasmic adaptor subunit; its protein translation is MTGQRVWMAALAVMLAGALTACGKSAPENKKNEQTPAKPALAVNVAHLAQQIWPRVATASGAVQPWQEASIGAEVNGLKLAEVLVNVGDVVKQGQLLARLSDETVRADVAAQRASLAEAEASAAQAAGEAHRAHELDKSGAISQQDLIQYDTQAKTAAAKLAAARAQFESQQLRLRYTRVVAPDDGVISARTATVGAVVSSGTELFKLIRKNRLEWRAEMHGDVLPRIQPGQVARLRRMDGGVVNGRVRQVAPTVDANTRNGLVYVDLPPEAATSGVKAGMYLSGDVLLGDAPAATLPETAVFSRDGYDYMMVIGEQGRVRQTKVTVGRRQDGQVEIVQGIGAKDGVVAAGAAFLTDGDVVRVAAPGAASMPAASAPAAGAKP
- a CDS encoding efflux transporter outer membrane subunit, which encodes MKTGRHAGSRAPGSCAQSAPLVLALLLAGCAVGPDYHTPPLSGTEAPQGWHATLPHHGSRMALAHWWEQFHDPVLTQLVEQADATSPTIAQAVGRVREARASVSTSRAALLPQLKGSGSATRQGGFGGSQFAGGAGGLSAGALNPTLGLGTITTLGAQADASWEIDLFGGKRRSLEGADARLTASEADWHDARVSLAAEVANTYLQQRECEALVDIGAATLSSRQETLQLTERKFRAGFVAPADFAQAQATVGDAVNALEGQRAQCAQGIDKLVALTGLDHDALNGLLSKASAQIPAPPDPGVPDVPAQVLSQRPDVSSAERAVAGASADVGVAVASRLPSITLAGSIGINSYRLGGQSLTSKSWSFGPSVSLPIFDAGAGAARVETARARYDQALASYRSKVRQAVQEVEDALVRLDASERRVDAAAMADAQYAKVLEASNARYRLGAGSLLQLEDVRRTALQASQSLAAVKLERAQAWVALYKAVGGGWRDDAPNPYPDHKTSAPTAQGRTHTGSAS
- a CDS encoding DUF3309 family protein, producing MLSTILIIVLILLLIGALPSWPYSRGWGYGPTGGLGLIVVIVVILVLLGYI
- the yddG gene encoding aromatic amino acid DMT transporter YddG, encoding MQSKSRATLIGLIAVLLWSSIVGLIRGVSQHLGAVGGAAMIYTVASGLLVFTVGFNQLKTFPRRYLLWGSLLFVSYELCLSLSIGYANSGRQAIEVGMVNYLWPTFTMLSAIAFNKQRANALIVPGVLISILGICFVLGGEQGLDIAGMAENVKDNPLSYGLAFTGAVIWAAYCTVTSRIAAGKNGATLFFILTALALWIKFFATGGGAMHFSVSALIYLALAASAMGFGYAAWNVGILHGNVTVLAGASYFIPVFSAALAAALLHAPLSLTFWQGAAMVVAGSILCWLATRGGRAKTLPSPKSST
- a CDS encoding Rossmann-like and DUF2520 domain-containing protein yields the protein MTSFAIETPVSVGWIGAGRLARALAMRAHGAGVRTVAVANRSSAPAAWLAHATGAKAADPQGVADAADWVFVTVPDDAIPGVVNHVRWRPGQLVLHCSGAGERDLLDAARHAGADTASFHPLFLFAGLPDDAERLGGASIAIDADAPHDAALASFALRLGCTPLKVRAGQRAVYHAGANYAASFLLCALHEAATLWEAAGIDRDAAVAAMWPLVDGTLAAARARGLAGALAGPVSRGDSGVINKHLQALDALGADHAALYTALTRRALALAAERGTPSADVLAGLAARLNPTQ